A genomic segment from Stappia indica encodes:
- a CDS encoding alpha/beta fold hydrolase, which yields MSRPDHIRRTGGERAVVLLHGIGAGAEMFAPQIEGLGRDHDTIGWNLPGYGSTALLSPMTFPALSAALLAFLDRLGLDQVDLLGHSIGGMLAQDFVARHPNRVRTLVLSATTAAFGSRDGEFQKRFVAERLAPLDAGRTIPELAREFVPDLVGPACDPAAVPVATAAMSRVPEATYREAIRCLATFDARDTLADIAVPVLLVAGEVDRNAPAPTMRRMGEKLRDARYVELPGTGHLAPLECPQAFEAALRDFLKQTETTPPQEGAGR from the coding sequence ATGAGCCGGCCCGACCACATCCGCAGGACCGGGGGCGAACGCGCCGTCGTGCTGCTGCACGGCATCGGCGCCGGCGCGGAGATGTTTGCGCCGCAGATCGAGGGGCTCGGCCGGGACCACGACACCATCGGCTGGAACCTTCCCGGCTACGGCAGCACCGCGCTGCTGTCGCCGATGACCTTCCCGGCCTTGTCTGCGGCCCTGCTCGCCTTTCTCGACCGGCTCGGGCTCGACCAGGTCGACCTGCTCGGGCACTCGATCGGCGGCATGCTGGCCCAGGACTTCGTCGCCCGCCATCCGAACCGCGTGCGCACCCTGGTTCTGTCCGCCACCACCGCCGCCTTCGGCAGCCGCGACGGCGAGTTCCAGAAGCGCTTCGTCGCCGAGCGGCTGGCCCCGCTCGATGCCGGACGGACGATCCCCGAGCTGGCCCGCGAATTCGTGCCGGATCTCGTCGGACCGGCCTGCGACCCGGCCGCCGTACCAGTGGCCACCGCCGCCATGAGCCGGGTCCCGGAGGCTACCTATCGCGAGGCGATCCGCTGCCTTGCTACCTTCGATGCGCGCGACACGCTGGCCGACATCGCCGTGCCGGTGCTGCTCGTCGCCGGCGAGGTCGACCGCAATGCCCCGGCCCCGACCATGCGCCGGATGGGCGAGAAGCTGCGCGATGCCCGCTACGTGGAGCTGCCCGGCACCGGCCATCTGGCCCCGCTGGAATGCCCGCAAGCCTTCGAGGCCGCGCTCCGCGACTTCCTGAAACAGACCGAGACCACACCGCCGCAAGAGGGAGCAGGCCGATGA
- a CDS encoding TRAP transporter substrate-binding protein, translating to MRKFIGMLTAVAALGLATAASAETTLRVSNWLPPSHPIVKDILAPWGEQVAKATDGRVKVEIMAAPIGKPPAQFDLIRSGAADVGYGVHGYTPGRFKLTPLVEGPFLSDSAEALSVAYWKVQEAMLSKADEHEGVKLLTVFTHGPGGIYTTTKKVASVDDLAGLKMRIGGGIVAEIASRLGMVGVQAPSPQVYEILANGVADGILFPPESVPFFRIDEVIRNGVSVPGGLYNTSFFVVMNRGAWDKLSDEDKAAIDSVSGEAMARMAGQAWDAADAAGVKVMEDKGVAQTTADEAMTAAIAEKLAGVEKGFLDAASAAGIDGQAAIDMLKAEIAAAK from the coding sequence ATGCGGAAATTCATCGGGATGCTGACCGCGGTCGCGGCACTTGGCCTCGCCACTGCCGCCTCCGCCGAGACCACCTTGCGCGTGTCCAACTGGCTGCCGCCGTCCCACCCCATCGTCAAGGACATCCTGGCCCCCTGGGGCGAGCAGGTGGCCAAGGCGACCGACGGACGCGTCAAGGTCGAGATCATGGCCGCGCCGATCGGCAAGCCGCCGGCACAGTTCGACCTGATCCGCTCGGGCGCGGCCGATGTCGGCTATGGCGTGCATGGCTACACGCCCGGCCGCTTCAAGCTGACGCCGCTGGTCGAGGGGCCGTTCCTGTCCGATAGCGCCGAGGCGCTGTCCGTCGCCTACTGGAAGGTGCAGGAGGCGATGCTCTCCAAGGCCGACGAGCATGAGGGCGTCAAGCTGCTCACCGTCTTCACCCATGGTCCCGGCGGCATCTACACGACCACCAAGAAGGTCGCCTCGGTCGACGACCTTGCCGGCCTGAAGATGCGCATCGGCGGCGGCATCGTTGCCGAGATCGCCTCGCGGCTCGGCATGGTCGGCGTGCAGGCCCCCTCGCCGCAGGTCTACGAGATCCTCGCCAACGGCGTCGCCGACGGCATCCTGTTCCCGCCGGAGTCCGTGCCCTTCTTCCGCATCGACGAAGTCATCCGCAACGGCGTCTCCGTGCCGGGCGGCCTCTACAACACCTCATTCTTCGTGGTGATGAACCGCGGCGCCTGGGACAAGCTGTCGGATGAGGACAAGGCCGCCATCGACAGCGTGTCGGGCGAAGCCATGGCCCGCATGGCCGGCCAGGCCTGGGACGCGGCCGACGCGGCCGGCGTCAAGGTGATGGAGGACAAGGGCGTCGCCCAGACCACCGCCGACGAGGCCATGACCGCCGCCATCGCCGAGAAGCTCGCCGGTGTCGAGAAGGGCTTCCTCGACGCGGCCTCCGCCGCCGGCATCGATGGCCAGGCGGCCATCGACATGCTCAAGGCCGAGATCGCCGCGGCGAAATGA
- a CDS encoding class I adenylate-forming enzyme family protein, with translation MTSIDHWIEAHARFTPGKTALVFGDERIDYAALADRIGRLAGALVARHGIKRGERIAYLGTNSPDQLLLTFAAARIGAIVVPLNWRLAPPELSHALADSGARLLVHQPDFAATLAAMATLSPLPEQLLADPATGGLAHQARDDAPLGHDEGDGTAQDPLLIVYTSGTTGRPKGAVLTQAAVEANALNALHMQEITATDTVLTVLPMFHVGGLNIQTTPALYAGATVILHDRFHPGATLAAIRDQRPDLTVLVPATLAALIAHPEWETADLSSLRLVATGSSDVPHALMRAFVDRGVPVLQVYGATETGPVAIYQRRENVVPEFGAIGRPGLHTKARIRIGERDARPGEIGEIELKGGNITQGYWNNETATADTFRGGWFRTGDLALCDEAGVFWFKDRLKNVIISGGENIYPAELERVLGEIADLREAAVVGISDPRWGESPVAVVVAEPGREVTAEAVLAGFDGRLARYKHPKSVVFTQELPRNALGKIQLERVRKIAEDALNASGKKQSA, from the coding sequence GTGACGTCGATCGACCACTGGATCGAGGCGCATGCGCGCTTCACCCCGGGAAAGACGGCGCTGGTCTTCGGCGACGAGCGGATCGACTACGCCGCTCTCGCCGACCGCATCGGCCGGCTGGCCGGCGCGCTTGTGGCCCGCCACGGCATCAAGCGCGGCGAGCGGATCGCGTATCTCGGCACCAATTCGCCCGACCAGCTGCTGCTGACTTTCGCCGCCGCCCGGATCGGCGCCATCGTCGTACCGCTGAACTGGCGCCTTGCCCCGCCCGAGCTCTCGCACGCCCTCGCTGACAGCGGCGCAAGGCTCCTGGTGCACCAGCCCGATTTCGCGGCCACCCTTGCCGCGATGGCGACTCTCTCCCCGCTTCCCGAGCAGTTATTGGCCGACCCGGCAACGGGCGGGCTCGCCCACCAGGCGAGGGATGACGCGCCGCTCGGCCATGACGAGGGAGACGGCACGGCGCAGGATCCCCTGCTGATCGTCTACACCTCCGGCACGACCGGCCGGCCGAAGGGCGCCGTGCTGACCCAGGCCGCCGTCGAGGCCAACGCGCTGAACGCCCTGCACATGCAGGAGATCACCGCCACTGACACGGTCCTGACGGTGCTGCCGATGTTCCATGTCGGCGGGCTCAACATCCAGACGACGCCGGCGCTCTATGCCGGGGCGACGGTGATCCTGCACGACCGCTTCCACCCCGGCGCGACGCTCGCCGCGATCCGCGACCAGCGCCCCGACCTCACCGTGCTGGTGCCGGCAACGCTCGCCGCACTGATCGCCCATCCCGAGTGGGAGACGGCGGACCTTTCCTCCCTGCGCCTTGTCGCGACCGGTTCTTCCGACGTGCCGCACGCCCTGATGCGCGCCTTCGTCGACCGCGGCGTGCCGGTGCTGCAGGTCTATGGCGCGACCGAGACCGGACCGGTCGCGATCTACCAGCGCCGCGAGAACGTTGTCCCGGAATTCGGCGCCATCGGCCGGCCCGGCCTGCATACGAAGGCGCGCATCCGCATCGGCGAGCGCGACGCCCGCCCCGGCGAGATCGGCGAGATCGAGCTGAAGGGCGGCAACATCACGCAAGGCTACTGGAACAACGAGACGGCAACGGCCGACACGTTCCGCGGCGGCTGGTTCCGCACCGGGGACCTTGCCCTTTGCGACGAGGCCGGCGTCTTCTGGTTCAAGGACCGCTTGAAGAACGTCATCATCTCCGGCGGCGAGAACATCTATCCGGCCGAGCTGGAGCGGGTGCTCGGCGAGATCGCCGACTTGAGGGAGGCCGCAGTGGTCGGCATTTCCGATCCGCGCTGGGGCGAAAGCCCCGTGGCGGTGGTGGTTGCGGAACCCGGCCGGGAGGTCACCGCCGAGGCGGTGCTGGCAGGGTTCGACGGACGTCTGGCGCGCTACAAGCACCCGAAATCCGTCGTCTTCACGCAGGAGCTGCCGCGCAATGCGCTCGGCAAGATCCAGCTGGAAAGGGTCAGGAAAATAGCCGAGGATGCGCTCAATGCGTCCGGCAAGAAGCAAAGCGCCTGA
- a CDS encoding TRAP transporter large permease produces METWLPGLVILVVVMFAGVPIAVAMAAVGGLGLTMILGFAPAMAMVGQTTFDTGLSYPLSVVPLFVLMGNLVTRAGLSDELYAACHAWLGHRRGGLAMATAVACGGFSAVCGSSLATAATMGKVALPQMRRYKYDDGLASGVIAAGGTLGILIPPSVILVLYGVTAQQDIAKLFIAGIIPGILGILGYMAAVWLVCWRRPEAGPPAERLPYRERFRALAGVAGITALFALVIGGIYAGIFTATEAAGIGASGAFVIALARRRLTLATLLETLSDTAATTTMMFMVLIGALIFSNFVNIAGLPAALSGMAAASDLPPWAILLAVLGVYLCLGMVLESLSMVLLTVPIFAPMMAALGYDLVWFGIVVVVVTEISLITPPVGLNVFVLKTVMPDVPLGRIFRGIVPFILADIVRLALIVAVPSLVLLLPGLMR; encoded by the coding sequence ATGGAAACCTGGCTTCCCGGCCTCGTCATTCTCGTCGTCGTGATGTTCGCGGGCGTGCCGATCGCCGTCGCCATGGCCGCCGTCGGCGGCCTCGGCCTGACGATGATCCTCGGCTTCGCCCCGGCCATGGCGATGGTCGGACAGACCACGTTCGACACCGGCCTTTCCTACCCGCTGTCGGTGGTGCCGCTCTTCGTGCTGATGGGCAATCTCGTCACCCGAGCAGGCCTCTCCGACGAGCTCTACGCCGCCTGCCACGCCTGGCTCGGCCATCGCCGCGGCGGCCTTGCCATGGCGACCGCCGTTGCCTGCGGCGGCTTCTCCGCGGTCTGCGGCTCTTCGCTCGCCACCGCCGCGACCATGGGCAAGGTCGCCCTGCCGCAGATGCGCCGCTACAAGTACGACGACGGGCTGGCGAGCGGGGTGATCGCGGCCGGCGGCACGCTCGGCATCCTGATCCCGCCCTCCGTGATCCTGGTACTCTACGGCGTCACCGCCCAGCAGGACATCGCCAAGCTGTTCATCGCCGGCATCATTCCCGGCATTCTCGGCATCCTCGGCTACATGGCCGCCGTCTGGCTGGTCTGCTGGCGGCGCCCCGAAGCCGGCCCGCCGGCCGAGCGCCTGCCCTATCGCGAGCGCTTCCGCGCGCTTGCCGGCGTTGCCGGCATCACCGCCCTGTTCGCGCTGGTGATCGGCGGCATCTATGCCGGCATCTTCACCGCAACGGAGGCCGCCGGCATCGGCGCCAGCGGCGCCTTCGTGATCGCGCTGGCCCGCCGCCGGCTGACCCTCGCCACCCTGCTGGAGACGCTGAGCGATACGGCCGCCACCACGACGATGATGTTCATGGTGCTGATCGGCGCGCTGATCTTCTCCAACTTCGTCAACATCGCCGGTCTGCCGGCGGCGCTCTCGGGCATGGCGGCCGCCTCCGACCTGCCGCCCTGGGCGATCCTGCTCGCCGTGCTCGGCGTCTATCTCTGCCTCGGCATGGTGCTGGAAAGCCTGTCCATGGTGCTGCTCACCGTGCCGATCTTCGCACCGATGATGGCGGCCCTCGGCTACGATCTCGTCTGGTTCGGCATCGTCGTCGTGGTGGTCACCGAAATCAGCCTGATCACACCGCCGGTCGGCCTCAACGTCTTCGTGCTGAAGACGGTGATGCCGGACGTGCCGCTCGGCCGGATCTTCCGCGGCATCGTGCCGTTCATCCTGGCCGATATCGTCCGCCTGGCGCTGATCGTCGCCGTGCCCTCGCTGGTGCTGCTGCTTCCCGGCCTGATGCGCTGA
- a CDS encoding MarR family winged helix-turn-helix transcriptional regulator, whose protein sequence is MTDLAAPSRPSPGSPPEGASGAASGRFVDGYLLYLLARASSVASAEFHEQVRARGVPVAVWRILASLKGTGEGLTVGELAKSCLANQPAISKTVDKLVAKGLVARQADEQDRRRVWVRLTPAGEAHVDELILEAQAHQARLVEAIGEGETETLRRALLRLIERAGSGAPFVDFDGFSEK, encoded by the coding sequence ATGACCGATCTTGCGGCACCTAGCCGCCCGTCCCCCGGCAGCCCGCCTGAAGGCGCTTCCGGCGCTGCCTCCGGGCGCTTCGTCGACGGCTATCTGCTCTATCTGCTGGCGCGGGCCTCCAGCGTTGCAAGCGCGGAATTCCACGAGCAGGTGCGGGCCCGCGGCGTGCCGGTGGCGGTGTGGCGCATCCTCGCCTCGCTGAAGGGGACGGGCGAGGGGCTGACCGTCGGCGAACTGGCGAAGAGCTGCCTTGCCAACCAGCCGGCGATCTCCAAGACCGTCGACAAGCTGGTCGCCAAGGGGCTGGTCGCGCGGCAGGCGGATGAGCAAGACCGGCGCCGCGTCTGGGTGCGGCTGACGCCGGCGGGCGAGGCGCATGTCGACGAACTTATCCTCGAGGCGCAGGCACATCAGGCGCGGTTGGTCGAGGCGATCGGCGAGGGGGAAACGGAGACGCTGCGCCGGGCCCTGCTGCGGCTGATCGAACGGGCGGGATCTGGCGCTCCTTTCGTGGATTTCGACGGTTTTTCCGAAAAATAA
- a CDS encoding acyl-CoA dehydrogenase family protein, giving the protein MTVADLETLDMDKPIFDPKAFRLTEQEEELTALARRVAKSRFAPRAEAIDRDAVFPTQNYRDMHETGLLGICVPKEDGGHGAPFRTYMMTAAEIGRYCGATALTWNMHVCSCLWTGALTDDLEIEAGERELHRQRRAVHYKRILEDGAIYSQPFSEGGAAAAGAAPFSTSARKVDGGWIINGKKIFASLSGHADYYGILCGEMKEGERPSRRDTMYIAVPATAEGVEVVGPWDPLGMRGTVSRTLLFKDVFVSEDESLMPRGVYYQAASRWPHMFMTLSPTYMGIAQAAFDFTVKYLRGEWPGLPPVKRRMFPTKQMGVAQMHLMLEQTKALWFHAITEAGPDPSREQMLRAWAAHYTVMENANEICQLAIRTCGGQSMLKSLPLERLFRDSRCGALMLPWTAEICLDRIGRESLYLPGETDE; this is encoded by the coding sequence ATGACCGTCGCCGATCTCGAGACGCTCGACATGGACAAGCCGATCTTCGATCCCAAGGCCTTCCGCCTGACCGAGCAGGAGGAGGAACTGACCGCCCTCGCCCGCCGGGTGGCCAAGTCCCGCTTCGCTCCGCGCGCCGAGGCCATCGACCGCGACGCGGTGTTTCCGACGCAGAACTACCGCGACATGCACGAGACCGGCCTGCTCGGCATCTGCGTGCCCAAGGAGGACGGCGGCCACGGCGCACCGTTCCGCACCTACATGATGACGGCGGCCGAGATCGGTCGCTATTGCGGCGCGACGGCCCTGACCTGGAACATGCATGTCTGTTCCTGCCTGTGGACCGGCGCGCTGACCGACGACCTGGAAATCGAGGCCGGCGAGCGCGAGCTGCATCGCCAGCGCCGTGCCGTCCACTATAAGCGCATCCTGGAAGACGGGGCTATCTACTCCCAGCCCTTCTCGGAAGGCGGCGCCGCCGCGGCCGGTGCCGCGCCCTTTTCCACCTCCGCCCGCAAGGTCGACGGCGGCTGGATCATCAACGGCAAGAAGATCTTCGCCTCCCTGTCCGGCCATGCCGATTATTACGGTATCCTCTGCGGCGAGATGAAGGAGGGCGAGCGCCCCTCGCGCCGCGACACGATGTATATCGCCGTGCCGGCGACGGCCGAGGGCGTCGAGGTGGTCGGCCCGTGGGATCCGCTCGGCATGCGCGGCACCGTTTCGCGCACCCTGCTGTTCAAGGATGTCTTCGTCTCCGAGGACGAGTCCCTGATGCCGCGCGGCGTCTACTACCAGGCGGCCAGCCGCTGGCCGCACATGTTCATGACCCTGTCGCCGACCTATATGGGCATCGCCCAGGCGGCCTTCGACTTCACCGTGAAATACCTGCGCGGCGAATGGCCGGGCCTGCCGCCGGTCAAGCGGCGCATGTTCCCCACCAAGCAGATGGGCGTCGCCCAGATGCACCTGATGCTGGAGCAGACCAAGGCCCTGTGGTTCCATGCGATCACCGAGGCCGGTCCCGATCCCTCGCGCGAGCAGATGCTGCGCGCCTGGGCGGCCCATTACACGGTGATGGAGAACGCCAACGAGATCTGCCAGCTCGCCATCCGCACCTGCGGCGGCCAGTCGATGCTGAAGTCCCTGCCGCTGGAGCGCCTGTTCCGCGACAGCCGCTGCGGCGCCCTGATGCTGCCCTGGACCGCCGAGATCTGCCTCGACCGGATCGGCCGGGAAAGCCTCTACCTGCCGGGAGAAACCGACGAGTGA
- a CDS encoding TRAP transporter small permease, translated as MTGEPRDGATGGGASPFRPLAAATRLLQLVAALLLLVMMAVTFVDVIGRYVFNSPLPGAFELTEVLLALVVFVGLPIVTARREHVTVDLLTGRLPGRLRQGLARAALAVTAGVLAVFAWRLALLGRDYSSYGDATVYLGIPLGPVAVAMAVLAGISALVAAVLILRRQP; from the coding sequence ATGACCGGCGAACCCCGCGACGGCGCGACCGGCGGGGGCGCCAGCCCCTTCCGGCCGCTCGCCGCGGCGACGCGCCTCCTCCAGCTCGTCGCCGCGCTGCTGCTGCTGGTGATGATGGCGGTGACCTTCGTCGACGTCATCGGCCGCTACGTGTTCAACAGTCCGCTGCCCGGCGCCTTCGAGCTGACCGAGGTGCTGCTGGCGCTCGTCGTCTTCGTCGGCCTGCCGATCGTCACCGCACGGCGGGAGCATGTCACTGTCGACCTTCTCACCGGCCGGCTTCCGGGCCGTCTCCGGCAGGGTCTTGCCCGGGCAGCGCTGGCAGTGACCGCCGGCGTGCTGGCGGTGTTTGCCTGGCGGCTGGCGCTTCTGGGCCGCGACTACAGCTCCTATGGCGATGCCACGGTCTATCTGGGCATCCCGCTCGGGCCCGTCGCCGTCGCCATGGCGGTGCTGGCCGGGATTTCCGCGCTCGTCGCCGCCGTTCTCATCCTGCGCCGGCAGCCCTGA
- the metW gene encoding methionine biosynthesis protein MetW, producing MPGSRVLDIGCGEGELLDLLIREKQVDGRGLELSQAGVNACVARGLSVVQGDADRDLSDYPDNAFDFVILSQTLQATYAPRRVLEELLRIGSNVIVSFPNFGFWRNRLQLLFGGRMPVTDYLPYSWYDTPNIHFCTIRDFVLLCQEADARIVKSMALDAGGRPVGFTAPWWVWNLIGEQALFLLKRS from the coding sequence ATGCCGGGATCGCGGGTGCTCGACATCGGCTGCGGCGAGGGCGAGCTGCTCGATCTGCTGATCCGCGAGAAGCAGGTGGACGGGCGCGGCCTGGAACTGTCGCAGGCCGGCGTCAACGCCTGCGTCGCCCGCGGTCTGTCGGTCGTCCAGGGCGATGCCGACCGCGACCTGTCGGACTATCCGGACAACGCCTTCGACTTCGTCATCCTCAGCCAGACGCTGCAGGCGACCTACGCTCCGCGCCGGGTGCTGGAGGAGCTGCTGCGCATCGGCTCCAACGTCATCGTGTCCTTCCCGAACTTCGGCTTCTGGCGCAATCGCCTGCAGCTTCTGTTCGGCGGCCGCATGCCGGTCACCGACTACCTGCCCTATTCCTGGTACGACACGCCGAACATCCACTTCTGCACCATCCGCGACTTCGTGCTCCTGTGCCAGGAGGCCGATGCCCGGATCGTCAAGTCGATGGCGCTGGATGCGGGCGGCCGCCCGGTCGGCTTCACCGCGCCCTGGTGGGTCTGGAACCTGATCGGCGAACAGGCCCTGTTCCTGCTGAAACGCTCGTAA
- a CDS encoding flavin reductase family protein — MSDHRSFRSALGRFVTGVTIVTTLDEAGRPVGLTANSFNSVSLDPPMVLWSLARKSQNLAVFERSRHYAVNILASDQQALSDRFARPVEDRFAGVSWQPGQCGVPVLAGVTAVFECLNATRVEGGDHLVFLGRVEAFDHADREPLLYHSGRYATPSYAGPSAALPE, encoded by the coding sequence ATGAGCGATCACCGCAGCTTCCGCAGCGCCCTCGGGCGGTTCGTCACCGGCGTCACCATCGTCACCACGCTGGACGAGGCCGGCCGGCCGGTCGGGCTGACGGCCAATTCCTTCAACTCGGTCTCGCTCGACCCGCCGATGGTGCTGTGGAGTCTCGCCCGAAAATCGCAGAATCTCGCCGTTTTCGAGCGGTCCCGGCACTATGCGGTCAACATCCTGGCGTCCGATCAGCAGGCGCTGTCCGACCGGTTCGCGCGGCCGGTGGAGGACCGTTTCGCTGGAGTTTCGTGGCAGCCGGGGCAGTGCGGCGTGCCCGTGCTGGCGGGGGTAACCGCCGTGTTCGAGTGCCTCAACGCGACCCGGGTGGAGGGCGGCGACCACCTGGTTTTCCTCGGGCGGGTCGAGGCCTTCGACCATGCGGACCGCGAGCCGCTGCTCTATCATTCGGGGCGCTACGCGACCCCGAGCTATGCCGGCCCGTCGGCCGCCCTGCCCGAATGA
- a CDS encoding peptidase M29 — protein MLADRIEGKWIDAFAAVFTLCKVAPGESVAILSETQSRALNVHIAELALLRLGARPFHVVVPTPPQDAPVPVRSTGASAALTGQDAAIAALAASGLVVDLTVEGLLHAPELPRIIAGGARMLMISNEHPDALERLLPQPRDKDRVREAVSRIRVATEMTVTSAAGTDLKVAMKGASTVGVWGWCDRPGSVAHWPAGLVVSFPAAHSVNGTLVLDAGDINLTFKRYLERPVRLTIVDDYVTAIEGEGTDAELTRRYLAAWGDKEAYAVAHVGFGMNAGARYEALTMYDQRETNGTEVRAYSGNFLFSTGANEFAGRFTKGHFDIPVRGCTIALDGEPVVVDGELIEALR, from the coding sequence ATGCTCGCCGACAGGATCGAGGGAAAGTGGATCGACGCCTTCGCGGCCGTCTTCACCCTCTGCAAGGTCGCGCCGGGGGAGAGTGTCGCAATCCTCTCCGAAACCCAGTCGCGCGCCCTCAACGTCCACATCGCGGAACTCGCCCTGCTGCGCCTCGGCGCCCGACCCTTTCACGTGGTCGTGCCGACGCCCCCGCAGGATGCGCCGGTGCCGGTGCGCTCGACCGGCGCGTCGGCCGCGCTCACCGGACAGGACGCGGCGATTGCCGCCCTTGCCGCCAGCGGCCTTGTCGTCGACCTGACGGTCGAAGGCCTGCTGCACGCGCCGGAGCTTCCGCGCATCATCGCGGGCGGCGCCCGCATGTTGATGATTTCAAACGAACATCCGGACGCGCTTGAGCGCCTGCTGCCGCAGCCACGCGACAAGGACCGGGTGCGAGAGGCCGTCTCCCGCATCCGTGTGGCGACCGAGATGACTGTCACCTCCGCCGCCGGCACGGACCTCAAGGTCGCCATGAAAGGCGCCTCGACCGTCGGCGTTTGGGGCTGGTGCGACCGGCCGGGCTCCGTCGCCCACTGGCCGGCCGGCCTCGTCGTCAGCTTTCCCGCCGCCCACAGCGTCAACGGCACATTGGTGCTGGATGCCGGCGACATCAACCTGACCTTCAAGCGCTATCTCGAGCGCCCGGTCCGCCTCACCATTGTCGACGACTACGTGACGGCGATCGAGGGCGAAGGTACGGATGCCGAGCTGACCCGCCGCTATCTCGCCGCCTGGGGCGACAAGGAGGCCTATGCCGTCGCCCATGTCGGCTTCGGCATGAATGCCGGGGCACGCTACGAGGCGCTGACCATGTACGACCAGCGCGAGACCAACGGAACGGAAGTGCGCGCCTATTCGGGCAATTTCCTGTTCTCGACCGGGGCCAACGAGTTCGCCGGCCGCTTCACCAAGGGTCATTTCGACATCCCGGTGCGCGGCTGCACCATCGCGCTCGACGGCGAACCGGTGGTGGTGGACGGCGAGCTGATCGAGGCGCTGCGATGA
- a CDS encoding class I SAM-dependent methyltransferase: MYLDVQHQRTFYDLPLGRMMRVLVGARIRARWPDLKGRSLLGVGYAAPYMRPYLEEAERCIAAMPAAQGVVAWPRGGRNSATLVDETELPFPDHVFDNVLVVHCLDHCGDAEALLREIWRVLVPGGRMIVVVANRRGLWARSEISPFGYGRPFSRGQIEGLLRACQFRPSGSDEALCLPPTRSRLVLRSAPAWDRIGRRLWPAFAGLLVIEAEKQMFRGAPAGGETRLMKALRPVFVPEGAAPGMNGRAGSGFRRSGFGRSGLTSVSAGTGPVRRSGSRPTRAR, encoded by the coding sequence ATGTATCTCGACGTCCAGCACCAGCGTACCTTCTACGACCTGCCGCTCGGACGGATGATGCGGGTGCTGGTCGGCGCGCGGATCCGCGCCCGCTGGCCCGACCTGAAAGGGCGTAGCCTGCTCGGGGTCGGCTACGCCGCGCCGTACATGCGGCCCTATCTGGAAGAGGCGGAGCGGTGCATCGCCGCGATGCCGGCGGCGCAAGGGGTGGTCGCCTGGCCGCGCGGCGGGCGCAACTCGGCGACGCTGGTCGACGAGACCGAGCTGCCGTTCCCCGATCACGTCTTCGACAATGTGCTCGTCGTCCACTGCCTCGACCATTGCGGCGATGCGGAAGCGCTGTTGCGCGAGATCTGGCGGGTGCTGGTGCCGGGCGGGCGGATGATCGTCGTCGTCGCCAACCGGCGGGGATTGTGGGCGCGCTCGGAAATCTCGCCCTTCGGCTACGGCCGGCCGTTCTCGCGCGGACAGATCGAGGGGCTGCTGCGCGCCTGCCAGTTCCGCCCGTCGGGAAGCGACGAGGCGCTGTGCCTGCCGCCGACCCGCTCGCGACTGGTGCTGCGCAGCGCGCCGGCCTGGGACCGGATCGGCCGCCGGCTGTGGCCGGCCTTTGCCGGTCTGCTGGTGATCGAGGCGGAGAAGCAGATGTTCCGCGGTGCGCCGGCCGGCGGCGAGACGCGGCTGATGAAGGCGCTGCGGCCGGTCTTCGTGCCGGAGGGCGCCGCGCCCGGCATGAACGGGCGCGCCGGCTCCGGGTTCAGGCGGTCTGGCTTCGGGCGGTCAGGCCTTACGAGCGTTTCAGCAGGAACAGGGCCTGTTCGCCGATCAGGTTCCAGACCCACCAGGGCGCGGTGA